The following proteins are encoded in a genomic region of Astatotilapia calliptera chromosome 22, fAstCal1.2, whole genome shotgun sequence:
- the LOC113014519 gene encoding glutathione S-transferase A-like, protein MAKDMTLLWASGSHACWRIMLALEEKNLQGYNQKQLYFEKGEHKSKEVMEINPRGQLPAFKCGDVPLNESCAACFHLECKYKTQGTKLIPDCEVGRAQILQRVFEVNALVEKSSSVIYYNLRVPEGERHDSAIKRNKEALTAELKLWEGYLQASSGFIVGKDFTLADVVVYPNVAYLFHYGLSEQRYPKLAEYYKGLMNRPSIKASWPPTWKNAPKQETLKDI, encoded by the exons ATGGCCAAGGACATGACTCTGCTGTGGGCTTCCGGATCGCATGCCTGCTGGAGGATAATGCTCGCTCTGGAGGAGAAGAACCTGCAAGGATACAACCAAAAACAACTCTACTTTGAGAAGGGGGAGCACAAGTCAAAGGAAGTCATGGAGATCAACCCCAGGGGTCAG CTTCCTGCCTTCAAATGTGGGGATGTACCCCTCAACGAGTCCTGTGCTGCATGCTTTCATCTGGAG TGCAAGTACAAGACGCAGGGAACCAAGCTGATCCCTGACTGCGAGGTTGGGAGAGCGCAGATATTGCAGCGTGTGTTTGAGGTTAACGCGCTCGTTGAGAAATCAT CAAGCGTTATCTACTACAACTTGAGGGTCCCAGAGGGGGAGAGACACGACTCTGCCattaagagaaacaaagaggctCTGACCGCTGAGTTGAAGCTGTGGGAGGGATACCTGCAG gcCTCGAGCGGTTTCATCGTAGGAAAGGACTTTACCTTGGCCGACGTGGTTGTTTACCCAAACGTTGCCTATCTCTTCCACTACGG GCTTTCTGAACAGCGTTACCCCAAACTGGCAGAATACTATAAAGGTCTGATGAACAGACCCAGCATCAAAGCCAGCTGGCCTCCTACTTGGAAGAACGCAccgaaacaggaaacactgaaagaCATCTGA
- the LOC113015012 gene encoding glutathione S-transferase A-like translates to MAKDMTLWWGSGSPPCWRVMIALEEKKLQGYNQKLLSFEKGEHKSKEVMDVNPRGQLPAFKCGDKIINESYGACFFLECEYMSQGTKLIPVNSSEKALVLQRTFEGNTLHQKMADVFMYNRRVPENERQESAFKRLKETLTGEVQMWEGHLQKTPGGFLAGKSFSMADVIVYPTVALLFRMGLSEKRYPKLSEYHKNLKDRPSIKATWPPLWKDTPGQDFLKDI, encoded by the exons ATGGCCAAGGACATGACTCTCTGGTGGGGCTCCGGCTCTCCTCCCTGCTGGCGGGTAATGATCGCTCTGGAGGAGAAGAAACTGCAGGGATACAACCAAAAACTGCTCTCCTTCGAGAAAGGAGAGCACAAATCAAAGGAAGTCATGGATGTAAACCCCAGGGGACAG CTTCCTGCCTTCAAATGTGGGGACAAAATCATCAACGAGTCCTACGGTGCATGCTTCTTCCTGGAG TGTGAGTACATGTCCCAGGGAACCAAACTGATCCCTGTGAACTCCAGTGAGAAAGCCCTGGTGCTCCAGCGTACCTTTGAGGGTAACACGCTTCACCAGAAAATGG CGGATGTTTTTATGTACAACCGGAGGGTCCCGGAGAATGAGAGGCAGGAATCTGCCTTTAAGAGACTCAAGGAGACGCTGACTGGCGAGGTGCAGATGTGGGAGGGACACCTGCAGAAG acACCAGGTGGTTTCCTGGCGGGAAAGAGCTTTTCAATGGCTGATGTGATTGTTTATCCAACCGTTGCTCTTCTCTTCCGCATGGG GCTAAGTGAGAAACGTTACCCCAAACTGTCAGAATACCATAAAAATCTGAAGGACAGACCCAGCATCAAAGCCACCTGGCCTCCACTTTGGAAGGACACCCCTGGACAGGACTTTTTGAAAGACATCTGA